One genomic segment of Podarcis raffonei isolate rPodRaf1 chromosome 7, rPodRaf1.pri, whole genome shotgun sequence includes these proteins:
- the LOC128418054 gene encoding probable UDP-sugar transporter protein SLC35A4, which yields MFPLPPHFREMLFDNAWTGDSRVSPAAAVVLGKIWWGLMLILSVFIYGSHAPLLTLCKENGRIPFSASSVVVLIELTKLMLSLVFLMIWGCGQQKLSVSWHHAAPFALSALLYAANNNLVVHLQLFMDPSTFQVLSNLKIGSTALLFSMFLHQRLTARKWLALFLLIAAGAFYTYGGLQDPQHMPASDMQLHITPIGLVLIFLYCLISGLSAVYTEVVLKTQDLPLNLQNAFLYFFGVLLNIIIHLSSSSGAGFLEGFSFWVLLIIVSQALNGLIMSVVMKHSSNITRLFVISSSIMVNALLSVLLFGLHLTTFFFLSVLLISFAVYFYYGIK from the coding sequence ATGTTTCCCTTGCCTCCACACTTCAGAGAAATGCTATTTGACAACGCTTGGACTGGTGATAGCCGGGTCAGCCCAGCTGCTGCTGTCGTTCTTGGGAAAATCTGGTGGGGGCTGATGCTGATCTTGTCTGTTTTTATCTATGGCTCCCATGCACCACTCCTGACTCTCTGTAAAGAAAATGGCCGGATCCCATTCAGTGCCTCCTCTGTGGTGGTTTTGATTGAGTTAACCAAGTTGATGCTCTCACTAGTCTTCCTGATGATCTGGGGCTGCGGACAACAAAAGCTGTCTGTGTCATGGCATCATGCTGCTCCCTTTGCTCTTTCGGCATTGCTCTATGCAGCCAACAACAACTTAGTAGTTCATTTGCAGCTGTTCATGGACCCTAGTACCTTCCAAGTGCTCAGCAACTTGAAAATTGGAAGCACCGCCCTCCTATTCAGCATGTTCTTGCACCAAAGACTGACTGCCCGCAAGTGGCTAGCTCTTTTCTTGTTGATTGCTGCTGGAGCCTTTTATACATATGGAGGCCTGCAGGACCCACAGCACATGCCTGCTTCTGACATGCAGTTGCACATCACCCCCATTGGCTTAGTGCTGATCTTTCTATATTGCCTGATCTCTGGCCTTTCAGCAGTCTACACTGAAGTTGTCTTGAAGACCCAGGATCTGCCTCTTAACCTCCAAAATGCatttctctacttttttggtGTTTTGCTGAACATAATAATCCATCTGTCAAGCAGCTCAGGGGCTGGGTTCCTGGAGGGTTTCTCATTTTGGGTTCTGTTAATTATTGTGAGTCAAGCCTTGAATGGCTTGATAATGTCTGTGGTCATGAAGCACAGTAGTAACATCACTAGACTCTTTGTGATCTCCTCCTCTATTATGGTTAATGCTTTGCTCTCTGTCCTCCTATTTGGTCTTCATCTAAccaccttttttttcctttctgttttgctGATTAGCTTCGCTGTTTACTTTTATTATGGAATCAAATAG
- the LOC128418055 gene encoding SLC35A4 upstream open reading frame protein-like isoform X2 translates to MADDKDSLPKLKDLAFLKDQLESLKRRVENEEVSLLASPFLKGFLAGYVVAKLRSSAVLGFLVGTCTGVYAAQTYAVPDVEKTVKDYFSSFRKGPD, encoded by the exons ATGGCGGACGACAAG GACTCTCTGCCAAAGCTGAAAGATCTTGCTTTTTTGAAGGATCAATTGGAAAGCTTGAAACGAAGAGTCGAAAATGAG gaAGTCTCTTTGCTGGCATCCCCATTTCTCAAAGGGTTTCTTGCTGGCTATGTTGTAGCCAAACTCAGATCGTCAGCAGTCCTTGGATTTTTAGTGGGGACTTGTACTGGTGTGTATGCTGCTCAAACCTATGCAGTTCCTGATGTGGAAAAGACAGTCAAAGACTATTTCAGTTCATTCAGGAAAGGACCAGACTAG
- the LOC128418055 gene encoding SLC35A4 upstream open reading frame protein-like isoform X4: MADDKDQLESLKRRVENEEVSLLASPFLKGFLAGYVVAKLRSSAVLGFLVGTCTGVYAAQTYAVPDVEKTVKDYFSSFRKGPD; encoded by the exons ATGGCGGACGACAAG GATCAATTGGAAAGCTTGAAACGAAGAGTCGAAAATGAG gaAGTCTCTTTGCTGGCATCCCCATTTCTCAAAGGGTTTCTTGCTGGCTATGTTGTAGCCAAACTCAGATCGTCAGCAGTCCTTGGATTTTTAGTGGGGACTTGTACTGGTGTGTATGCTGCTCAAACCTATGCAGTTCCTGATGTGGAAAAGACAGTCAAAGACTATTTCAGTTCATTCAGGAAAGGACCAGACTAG
- the LOC128418055 gene encoding SLC35A4 upstream open reading frame protein-like isoform X1, whose translation MADDKDSLPKLKDLAFLKDQLESLKRRVENEVQAGVGQEVSLLASPFLKGFLAGYVVAKLRSSAVLGFLVGTCTGVYAAQTYAVPDVEKTVKDYFSSFRKGPD comes from the exons ATGGCGGACGACAAG GACTCTCTGCCAAAGCTGAAAGATCTTGCTTTTTTGAAGGATCAATTGGAAAGCTTGAAACGAAGAGTCGAAAATGAGGTACAGGCTGGAGTAGGACAG gaAGTCTCTTTGCTGGCATCCCCATTTCTCAAAGGGTTTCTTGCTGGCTATGTTGTAGCCAAACTCAGATCGTCAGCAGTCCTTGGATTTTTAGTGGGGACTTGTACTGGTGTGTATGCTGCTCAAACCTATGCAGTTCCTGATGTGGAAAAGACAGTCAAAGACTATTTCAGTTCATTCAGGAAAGGACCAGACTAG
- the LOC128418055 gene encoding SLC35A4 upstream open reading frame protein-like isoform X3: MADDKDQLESLKRRVENEVQAGVGQEVSLLASPFLKGFLAGYVVAKLRSSAVLGFLVGTCTGVYAAQTYAVPDVEKTVKDYFSSFRKGPD; encoded by the exons ATGGCGGACGACAAG GATCAATTGGAAAGCTTGAAACGAAGAGTCGAAAATGAGGTACAGGCTGGAGTAGGACAG gaAGTCTCTTTGCTGGCATCCCCATTTCTCAAAGGGTTTCTTGCTGGCTATGTTGTAGCCAAACTCAGATCGTCAGCAGTCCTTGGATTTTTAGTGGGGACTTGTACTGGTGTGTATGCTGCTCAAACCTATGCAGTTCCTGATGTGGAAAAGACAGTCAAAGACTATTTCAGTTCATTCAGGAAAGGACCAGACTAG